TCCTGGACGAAAATCCTGCAATCTGCACTACTGCAAATTGGGGCTTAATTCCTTTCTGGGCTAAAGACAGGAAGATTCAGAAACAGACTCTCAATGCAAAAATTGAAACGGTAGAAGAAAAACCATCATTCAGAAATAATTATAACCGCAGGTGCTTGGTTTTGGTTAAAGGCTTCTACGAATGGAAATGGCTGGATGACAAAGGAAAGGAGAAGAATAAACATTTTCTGACTTTACCCAATGCCGGCATAATTTCTTTAGGAGGAATATATGGGAACTGGACGGATAAGGAAACCGGAGAAGAACTTAGAACCTTTTCTATTGTTACAACTCAGGCAAATGAATTAATGACGGAAATTCACAATACAAAACATCGTATGCCTGTTGTCCTTACAAAGGCAATGGAAAAAGAATGGTTAATGGATAGAGATATTCAGGATTTTGCTTTTCCTAATCATGAAGCAGACCTGCTCGCAATAAATCTTGATGAACCTGCAGAACCTAAAACCTTATTTTAAAAATTAAGAGATGATTACTTATAGAGAACACTTGATAGCTGCAATGCAAGATATGATTAAAATGCAATACATTCTTTTTGAGAATATTGTGAACCTTTCACTAACAGGTGAAATGAAGCATCTTCAAGGTTTTGTGGATGAAGATGAGTCTTACGCATTTACTATGAATCATTTTAGAGGGGTGGAAGATCCTAATGTCCAATCCTTAATTCAGTTATGTGACATTATTCAGCAGAAATTAACTCAATTGAT
The window above is part of the Kaistella faecalis genome. Proteins encoded here:
- a CDS encoding SOS response-associated peptidase; the protein is MCYYVDTSFTQKEVREIYGVGFEGEEYKPTKFLNGFSHALVPVILDENPAICTTANWGLIPFWAKDRKIQKQTLNAKIETVEEKPSFRNNYNRRCLVLVKGFYEWKWLDDKGKEKNKHFLTLPNAGIISLGGIYGNWTDKETGEELRTFSIVTTQANELMTEIHNTKHRMPVVLTKAMEKEWLMDRDIQDFAFPNHEADLLAINLDEPAEPKTLF